A window from Nasonia vitripennis strain AsymCx chromosome 2 unlocalized genomic scaffold, Nvit_psr_1.1 chr2_random0010, whole genome shotgun sequence encodes these proteins:
- the LOC100115608 gene encoding ATP-dependent translocase ABCB1 isoform X3, with protein MFAALAITVTLVISSTTHPLHATMTKKQHELRNHKNLRLVIPGSGDSNVVLQHPVKNIDYRKEGHEANGEKNQISAELEEKGEKKATIQPITFFKLFQFTTGFEKMLMCLGVVCGIISGLAIPANIYIFGKLVGSMVKAEMGSGINPENVSIAGDMNITNGFVMEAVTEFAIGNSAIGVILLVFTYFGVMLFNYVAHKQSFRVRTMYLRSVLHQDIAWYDLSKSGEVASRLTEDVIKYEDGVGEKVPMFLHNVFAFIGSLGLAFFTGWQLTLVCMASVPVMTLVLACIVRVSSTLTRREVEVYAVAGSIAEEVLAGVRTVVAFAGQAKELTRYTANLDMTYRNNIKKGLLSGVGQGVLWLSMYASYALSFWYGVTLIIDERAKPLEEQTYNATTMITVFFSIMMGSINLGAATPFVEAFGISKAAASKVFSVIRRKPAINSQTDEGRRPGDIQGSIQFKDICFEYPSRTDVKISIDGHDLREFNVKWLRNCFGIVGQEPVLFDTTIAENIRFGDLDAPMEKIVQAAKEANAHNFIMKLPNKYDTLVGERGAQISGGQKQRIAIARALIKNPRILLLDEATSALDTRSESKVQAALDKAHKGRTTIIVAHRLTTIRGADKIIVISDGGVVEEGKHDELMERQGHYYSLVTAQVSDFTKTISNNNNNNNCPANKDDESDEDKIETMPRRYVTVDEAVPVKQEPNVSTLRILQLNRSEWPYNTIACLTSIATGFSMPLFSVLFGDIIGVLSIQNPDDVRSETNIYCVYFVVAGIVIGLSNFAQVYLFRIAGEKLTMRLRSLLFEAMLRQEVGWYDEPSNGTGALCSKLSTEAAAVQGAIGQRIGTIIQSCSTICLSIALAMYYEWRLGLVGMAFIPLIMIVTYVQGLLFRKETLNYHTSLESSTKIAVEAVGNVRTVIGLSREDTFCQSYMNSIRPSLRIAVRNTHYRGLVFGMARSISFFAYATCMYYGGHLIETEGLFYAKVFKVSQALIMGTVMVANASAFAPNLQKGLIAAEQIINLIERRPRIQDPKNPAPATWVSDANVDYKKVTFVYSTRPSTKVLNEFDLKVPSGQTIALIGSSGCGKSTAVQLLERFYDPDSGSIELSKNDIRAVRQSALRKQLGLVSQEPTLFARSIAENIAYGDNDRDVPMQEVIAAAKKANIHNFVSSLPRGYETVLGDRGTQLSGGQKQRVAIARALLRNPKILLLDEATSALDSESEKIVQAALDEAKAGRTCILIAHRLSTVEDADKICVVHRGSIAESGTHEELIEQRGMYYGLLCLQN; from the exons AGAGGAGAAGGGGGAGAAAAAGGCGACCATTCAGCCAATCACATTCTTCAAACTG TTTCAGTTTACGACCGGCTTCGAGAAAATGCTCATGTGCCTTGGCGTGGTATGCGGCATAATCTCGGGCCTTGCGATTCCGGCCAACATTTACATCTTTGGAAAGCTGGTCGGCTCGATGGTCAAGGCCGAAATGGGCAGTGGCATCAATCCGGAAAACGTCAGCATTGCCGGCGATATGAACATCACGAACGGATTCGTGATGGAGGCGGTGACGGAGTTCGCGATCGGGAACAGCGCGATCGGCGTGATTCTCCTCGTGTTCACCTACTTCGGCGTCATGCTCTTCAATTATGTCGCCCACAAGCAGAGCTTTCGCGTGAGAACAATGTACCTCCGTTCGGTGCTTCACCAGGACATCGCCTGGTACGATCTGTCCAAGAGCGGAGAGGTCGCCAGCAGATTGACAGA AGACGTGATCAAGTACGAGGACGGCGTGGGCGAAAAGGTGCCGATGTTTCTGCACAACGTGTTCGCGTTCATCGGTAGCCTGGGCCTGGCTTTCTTCACAGGCTGGCAGCTGACGCTGGTCTGCATGGCCAGTGTCCCAGTGATGACCCTCGTGTTGGCCTGCATCGTGCGCGTCAGCTCGACTCTGACTCGCCGCGAGGTCGAGGTCTACGCGGTCGCCGGCTCCATAGCCGAGGAAGTTCTCGCCGGCGTGAGGACCGTCGTCGCCTTCGCCGGCCAGGCCAAGGAGCTCACTCGCTACACCGCCAACCTCGACATGACCTACAGGAACAACATCAAGAAGGGCTTGCTGTCGGGCGTCGGCCAGGGTGTGCTCTGGCTGAGCATGTACGCGAGTTACGCGCTCTCCTTCTGGTACGGAGTCACGCTGATTATCGACGAGAGGGCCAAGCCGTTGGAGGAGCAGACCTACAACGCCACTACCATGATAACG GTCTTCTTCAGCATAATGATGGGCTCCATCAATCTAGGAGCCGCCACACCGTTCGTCGAGGCCTTCGGAATCTCGAAAGCGGCAGCGAGCAAAGTTTTCTCCGTCATTCGCAGAAAGCCGGCTATTAACAGTCAGACAGACGAGGGTCGCAGGCCCGGCGACATTCAGGGCTCGATTCAATTCAAGGACATCTGCTTCGAATATCCTTCCCGGACGGACGTTAAG ATTTCCATAGATGGCCACGACTTGAGAGAGTTCAATGTCAAGTGGCTGAGAAATTGCTTCGGCATTGTCGGTCAGGAGCCAGTGCTATTCGATACCACGATTGCCGAAAATATCAGATTCGGCGATCTCGATGCTCCTATGGAGAAGATAGTGCAAGCAGCGAAGGAAGCGAACGCGCATAATTTCATCATGAAATTACCGAAC AAATACGACACGCTGGTCGGCGAAAGGGGAGCACAGATATCAGGAGGGCAGAAGCAGAGAATTGCTATCGCAAGAGCTTTGATAAAAAATCCACGGATCTTACTTCTGGATGAGGCAACTTCGGCCCTCGATACGCGAAGTGAATCCAAAGTTCAGGCCGCTCTTGATAAA GCTCACAAGGGAAGAACAACAATTATCGTAGCTCACAGGCTTACGACTATCAGAGGAGCTGACAAAATTATCGTGATATCCGACGGAGGTGTAGTTGAAGAAGGAAAGCACGACGAGCTAATGGAACGTCAAGGGCATTACTATTCACTAGTAACCGCGCAG GTTTCAGATTTCACGAAAACCatcagtaataataataataataataattgtccGGCGAACAAAGACGATGAGTCGGATGAAGATAAAATAGAGACGATGCCGAGGAGATATGTG ACTGTCGATGAGGCCGTGCCAGTTAAACAGGAGCCAAATGTATCAACGTTACGaattttgcaattaaataGGAGTGAATGGCCGTATAATACCATTGCATGCTTGACATCCATTGCTACTGGATTCTCGATGCCTTTGTTTTCTGTTCTATTCGGAGATATAATCGGT GTACTGTCAATACAAAATCCAGATGACGTTCGCAGTGAGACCAATATTTACTGTGTGTATTTTGTCGTCGCCGGCATCGTTATAGGCCTTTCAAATTTTGCTCag GTCTATCTGTTTCGCATCGCCGGCGAAAAGTTGACGATGCGTCTGCGAAGTCTGCTGTTCGAAGCGATGCTGCGGCAGGAGGTGGGCTGGTACGACGAGCCGTCGAACGGTACCGGTGCTTTGTGCTCCAAGTTGTCGACGGAGGCCGCGGCAGTCCAAGGAGCGATAGGACAGCGTATAGGAACGATCATCCAGTCTTGCAGTACTATATGCCTGTCCATAGCTCTGGCCATGTACTACGAGTGGCGCTTAGGACTCGTGGGCATGGCCTTCATACCACTGATTATGATCGTTACTTACGTTCAAGGATTGCTGTTTAGAAAGGAAACCTTGAATTATCATACTTCTCTCGAGTCGTCGACAAAG ATCGCGGTTGAAGCAGTGGGTAACGTGCGCACAGTGATAGGTCTTAGTCGCGAGGACACATTTTGCCAGTCTTATATGAACTCCATAAGACCGTCTCTGAGAATCGCCGTGAGAAACACGCACTATCGTGGCTTGGTCTTCGGTATGGCAAGATCCATCAGCTTTTTCGCCTATGCTACCTGCATGTATTATGGTGGACATCTAATCGAAACTGAGGGACTATTCTACGCCAAAGTATTCAA AGTATCTCAAGCCTTAATTATGGGCACGGTAATGGTGGCGAACGCATCTGCATTCGCGCCTAATCTGCAGAAAGGATTGATAGCGGCTGAGCAGATCATTAACCTGATAGAGCGCAGACCTAGAATCCAGGACCCTAAAAATCCAGCTCCTGCTACTTGG GTGTCCGATGCAAATGTAGACTACAAGAAGGTGACATTCGTATATTCAACGAGGCCGAGTACGAAAGTTCTAAATGAATTCGATCTGAAGGTTCCAAGTGGACAGACCATAGCTCTTATCGGGTCCAGCGGTTGCGGCAAAAGCACAGCAGTGCAGTTGCTTGAGCGATTCTACGACCCTGACTCTGGTTCCATA GAGCTGAGCAAGAATGACATCCGGGCTGTAAGGCAATCGGCTCTACGGAAGCAACTCGGTTTAGTTTCCCAGGAACCGACTCTTTTCGCGCGAAGCATAGCAGAGAACATCGCGTACGGGGACAACGATCGCGACGTGCCGATGCAAGAGGTAATCGCTGCCGCCAAAAAGGCCAACATACACAACTTCGTTTCGTCGCTACCGCGCGGTTACGAGACAGTGCTCGGTGATCGTGGAACGCAACTTTCCGGCGGTCAAAAGCAACGCGTCGCCATCGCCAGAGCTTTGCTCCGAAATCCAAAGATTCTGCTGCTCGACGAGGCGACCTCAGCTTTGGACTCCGAGAGCGAGAAG ATAGTTCAAGCCGCCCTCGACGAAGCAAAGGCCGGCAGGACATGTATTCTTATAGCCCACCGATTGTCAACCGTTGAGGATGCTGACAAAATTTGCGTGGTACATCGGGGATCCATCGCTGAAAGCGGCACTCACGAGGAGCTTATCGAACAAAGGGGCATGTACTATGGACTATTGTGTTTGCAGAACTAA
- the LOC100115608 gene encoding ATP-dependent translocase ABCB1 isoform X2, with product MFAALAITVTLVISSTTHPLHATMTKKQHELRNHKNLRLVIPGSGDSNVVLQHPVKNIDYRKEGHEANGEKNQISAELEEKGEKKATIQPITFFKLFQFTTGFEKMLMCLGVVCGIISGLAIPANIYIFGKLVGSMVKAEMGSGINPENVSIAGDMNITNGFVMEAVTEFAIGNSAIGVILLVFTYFGVMLFNYVAHKQSFRVRTMYLRSVLHQDIAWYDLSKSGEVASRLTEDVIKYEDGVGEKVPMFLHNVFAFIGSLGLAFFTGWQLTLVCMASVPVMTLVLACIVRVSSTLTRREVEVYAVAGSIAEEVLAGVRTVVAFAGQAKELTRYTANLDMTYRNNIKKGLLSGVGQGVLWLSMYASYALSFWYGVTLIIDERAKPLEEQTYNATTMITVFFSIMMGSINLGAATPFVEAFGISKAAASKVFSVIRRKPAINSQTDEGRRPGDIQGSIQFKDICFEYPSRTDVKVLKGLNFSVNQGETVALVGSSGCGKSTCIQLLQRFYDPSRGQISIDGHDLREFNVKWLRNCFGIVGQEPVLFDTTIAENIRFGDLDAPMEKIVQAAKEANAHNFIMKLPNKYDTLVGERGAQISGGQKQRIAIARALIKNPRILLLDEATSALDTRSESKVQAALDKAHKGRTTIIVAHRLTTIRGADKIIVISDGGVVEEGKHDELMERQGHYYSLVTAQTVDEAVPVKQEPNVSTLRILQLNRSEWPYNTIACLTSIATGFSMPLFSVLFGDIIGVLSIQNPDDVRSETNIYCVYFVVAGIVIGLSNFAQVYLFRIAGEKLTMRLRSLLFEAMLRQEVGWYDEPSNGTGALCSKLSTEAAAVQGAIGQRIGTIIQSCSTICLSIALAMYYEWRLGLVGMAFIPLIMIVTYVQGLLFRKETLNYHTSLESSTKIAVEAVGNVRTVIGLSREDTFCQSYMNSIRPSLRIAVRNTHYRGLVFGMARSISFFAYATCMYYGGHLIETEGLFYAKVFKVSQALIMGTVMVANASAFAPNLQKGLIAAEQIINLIERRPRIQDPKNPAPATWVSDANVDYKKVTFVYSTRPSTKVLNEFDLKVPSGQTIALIGSSGCGKSTAVQLLERFYDPDSGSIELSKNDIRAVRQSALRKQLGLVSQEPTLFARSIAENIAYGDNDRDVPMQEVIAAAKKANIHNFVSSLPRGYETVLGDRGTQLSGGQKQRVAIARALLRNPKILLLDEATSALDSESEKIVQAALDEAKAGRTCILIAHRLSTVEDADKICVVHRGSIAESGTHEELIEQRGMYYGLLCLQN from the exons AGAGGAGAAGGGGGAGAAAAAGGCGACCATTCAGCCAATCACATTCTTCAAACTG TTTCAGTTTACGACCGGCTTCGAGAAAATGCTCATGTGCCTTGGCGTGGTATGCGGCATAATCTCGGGCCTTGCGATTCCGGCCAACATTTACATCTTTGGAAAGCTGGTCGGCTCGATGGTCAAGGCCGAAATGGGCAGTGGCATCAATCCGGAAAACGTCAGCATTGCCGGCGATATGAACATCACGAACGGATTCGTGATGGAGGCGGTGACGGAGTTCGCGATCGGGAACAGCGCGATCGGCGTGATTCTCCTCGTGTTCACCTACTTCGGCGTCATGCTCTTCAATTATGTCGCCCACAAGCAGAGCTTTCGCGTGAGAACAATGTACCTCCGTTCGGTGCTTCACCAGGACATCGCCTGGTACGATCTGTCCAAGAGCGGAGAGGTCGCCAGCAGATTGACAGA AGACGTGATCAAGTACGAGGACGGCGTGGGCGAAAAGGTGCCGATGTTTCTGCACAACGTGTTCGCGTTCATCGGTAGCCTGGGCCTGGCTTTCTTCACAGGCTGGCAGCTGACGCTGGTCTGCATGGCCAGTGTCCCAGTGATGACCCTCGTGTTGGCCTGCATCGTGCGCGTCAGCTCGACTCTGACTCGCCGCGAGGTCGAGGTCTACGCGGTCGCCGGCTCCATAGCCGAGGAAGTTCTCGCCGGCGTGAGGACCGTCGTCGCCTTCGCCGGCCAGGCCAAGGAGCTCACTCGCTACACCGCCAACCTCGACATGACCTACAGGAACAACATCAAGAAGGGCTTGCTGTCGGGCGTCGGCCAGGGTGTGCTCTGGCTGAGCATGTACGCGAGTTACGCGCTCTCCTTCTGGTACGGAGTCACGCTGATTATCGACGAGAGGGCCAAGCCGTTGGAGGAGCAGACCTACAACGCCACTACCATGATAACG GTCTTCTTCAGCATAATGATGGGCTCCATCAATCTAGGAGCCGCCACACCGTTCGTCGAGGCCTTCGGAATCTCGAAAGCGGCAGCGAGCAAAGTTTTCTCCGTCATTCGCAGAAAGCCGGCTATTAACAGTCAGACAGACGAGGGTCGCAGGCCCGGCGACATTCAGGGCTCGATTCAATTCAAGGACATCTGCTTCGAATATCCTTCCCGGACGGACGTTAAG GTTTTAAAGGGCTTGAATTTTTCTGTGAATCAAGGGGAAACGGTCGCTCTAGTCGGCAGCTCCGGCTGCGGCAAGTCCACTTGCATTCAGTTGCTCCAGAGATTCTACGACCCAAGTCGCGGACAG ATTTCCATAGATGGCCACGACTTGAGAGAGTTCAATGTCAAGTGGCTGAGAAATTGCTTCGGCATTGTCGGTCAGGAGCCAGTGCTATTCGATACCACGATTGCCGAAAATATCAGATTCGGCGATCTCGATGCTCCTATGGAGAAGATAGTGCAAGCAGCGAAGGAAGCGAACGCGCATAATTTCATCATGAAATTACCGAAC AAATACGACACGCTGGTCGGCGAAAGGGGAGCACAGATATCAGGAGGGCAGAAGCAGAGAATTGCTATCGCAAGAGCTTTGATAAAAAATCCACGGATCTTACTTCTGGATGAGGCAACTTCGGCCCTCGATACGCGAAGTGAATCCAAAGTTCAGGCCGCTCTTGATAAA GCTCACAAGGGAAGAACAACAATTATCGTAGCTCACAGGCTTACGACTATCAGAGGAGCTGACAAAATTATCGTGATATCCGACGGAGGTGTAGTTGAAGAAGGAAAGCACGACGAGCTAATGGAACGTCAAGGGCATTACTATTCACTAGTAACCGCGCAG ACTGTCGATGAGGCCGTGCCAGTTAAACAGGAGCCAAATGTATCAACGTTACGaattttgcaattaaataGGAGTGAATGGCCGTATAATACCATTGCATGCTTGACATCCATTGCTACTGGATTCTCGATGCCTTTGTTTTCTGTTCTATTCGGAGATATAATCGGT GTACTGTCAATACAAAATCCAGATGACGTTCGCAGTGAGACCAATATTTACTGTGTGTATTTTGTCGTCGCCGGCATCGTTATAGGCCTTTCAAATTTTGCTCag GTCTATCTGTTTCGCATCGCCGGCGAAAAGTTGACGATGCGTCTGCGAAGTCTGCTGTTCGAAGCGATGCTGCGGCAGGAGGTGGGCTGGTACGACGAGCCGTCGAACGGTACCGGTGCTTTGTGCTCCAAGTTGTCGACGGAGGCCGCGGCAGTCCAAGGAGCGATAGGACAGCGTATAGGAACGATCATCCAGTCTTGCAGTACTATATGCCTGTCCATAGCTCTGGCCATGTACTACGAGTGGCGCTTAGGACTCGTGGGCATGGCCTTCATACCACTGATTATGATCGTTACTTACGTTCAAGGATTGCTGTTTAGAAAGGAAACCTTGAATTATCATACTTCTCTCGAGTCGTCGACAAAG ATCGCGGTTGAAGCAGTGGGTAACGTGCGCACAGTGATAGGTCTTAGTCGCGAGGACACATTTTGCCAGTCTTATATGAACTCCATAAGACCGTCTCTGAGAATCGCCGTGAGAAACACGCACTATCGTGGCTTGGTCTTCGGTATGGCAAGATCCATCAGCTTTTTCGCCTATGCTACCTGCATGTATTATGGTGGACATCTAATCGAAACTGAGGGACTATTCTACGCCAAAGTATTCAA AGTATCTCAAGCCTTAATTATGGGCACGGTAATGGTGGCGAACGCATCTGCATTCGCGCCTAATCTGCAGAAAGGATTGATAGCGGCTGAGCAGATCATTAACCTGATAGAGCGCAGACCTAGAATCCAGGACCCTAAAAATCCAGCTCCTGCTACTTGG GTGTCCGATGCAAATGTAGACTACAAGAAGGTGACATTCGTATATTCAACGAGGCCGAGTACGAAAGTTCTAAATGAATTCGATCTGAAGGTTCCAAGTGGACAGACCATAGCTCTTATCGGGTCCAGCGGTTGCGGCAAAAGCACAGCAGTGCAGTTGCTTGAGCGATTCTACGACCCTGACTCTGGTTCCATA GAGCTGAGCAAGAATGACATCCGGGCTGTAAGGCAATCGGCTCTACGGAAGCAACTCGGTTTAGTTTCCCAGGAACCGACTCTTTTCGCGCGAAGCATAGCAGAGAACATCGCGTACGGGGACAACGATCGCGACGTGCCGATGCAAGAGGTAATCGCTGCCGCCAAAAAGGCCAACATACACAACTTCGTTTCGTCGCTACCGCGCGGTTACGAGACAGTGCTCGGTGATCGTGGAACGCAACTTTCCGGCGGTCAAAAGCAACGCGTCGCCATCGCCAGAGCTTTGCTCCGAAATCCAAAGATTCTGCTGCTCGACGAGGCGACCTCAGCTTTGGACTCCGAGAGCGAGAAG ATAGTTCAAGCCGCCCTCGACGAAGCAAAGGCCGGCAGGACATGTATTCTTATAGCCCACCGATTGTCAACCGTTGAGGATGCTGACAAAATTTGCGTGGTACATCGGGGATCCATCGCTGAAAGCGGCACTCACGAGGAGCTTATCGAACAAAGGGGCATGTACTATGGACTATTGTGTTTGCAGAACTAA